The following proteins are co-located in the Acanthochromis polyacanthus isolate Apoly-LR-REF ecotype Palm Island chromosome 7, KAUST_Apoly_ChrSc, whole genome shotgun sequence genome:
- the LOC110949404 gene encoding calphotin-like isoform X3 gives MGLVFSWLWGQKEAPPLLDVATEAQVVPPAEAPVVAPAETEIQTVDTTVIETETEQTFEVCEPVTGVEAEAVAEEETVTEVEVVIPEDVAVPEPEIEITKEPAAEVVEEISSAVEAEQAEAEQVVVEPVADEVVTETVAESVVEVISEVPEPEQVTEAAVSPAAPAEEEEDDGGVEVLAEEEAPEVPAEPVTVAEDVPVQSVEIPVVPDTIPEALVEEAAPVITKTTEAVADTLVDDFVVTESVSAVEVAVAESPAAVEQDVVATIDTPIDVPQTESMDVTPAEPEPAVVVPAEEMIIDAATEQKCLDMLSEEPKSEMCDMPCQMQLAVESVQLNSVEMSVETALNGHIVPEVSIEG, from the exons ATGGGGCTCGTGTTCAGCTGGCTTTGGGGCCAAAAAGAGGCCCCACCGCTCCTGGATGTCGCCACGGAGGCTCAG GTTGTACCCCCAGCTGAGGCTCCAGTGGTGGCTCCTGCTGAGACTGAG ATTCAGACAGTCGACACAACAGTCATAGAAACAGAGACTGAACAG ACGTTTGAAGTTTGTGAGCCAGTGACTGGAGTGGAAGCCGAGGCTGTTGCAGAGGAAGAAACTGTGACCGAGGTGGAGGTGGTGATCCCAGAAGACGTCGCTGTACCGGAGCCCGAAATAGAAATAACCAAAGAACCAGCGGCGGAAGTGGTAGAAGAGATTAGCAGCGCAGTTGAAGCTGAACAAGCTGAAGCTGAACAAGTTGTAGTTGAACCTGTTGCAGACGAGGTGGTAACAGAAACCGTCGCTGAGTCAGTAGTTGAAGTAATCTCAGAGGTACCTGAACCTGAACAAgtgactgaagcagctgttagtcctgcagctccagctgaggaggaagaagatgacGGTGGAGTAGAAGTATTGGCTGAAGAGGAAGCACCTGAAGTTCCTGCTGAGCCTGTTACAGTCGCAGAG GATGTTCCTGTCCAGTCTGTGGAAATCCCAGTG GTGCCAGACACCATCCCTGAGGCTCTGGTAGAAGAGGCTGCACCTGTCATTACTAAAACCACAGAG GCCGTTGCTGACACGCTGGTTGATGACTTTGTTGTCACGGAATCTGTCTCAGCAGTAGAAGTTGCCGTTGCTGAGTCTCCTGCTGCCGTCGAGCAG GATGTCGTGGCCACAATCGACACCCCCATCGATGTTCCCCAAACAGAATCCATGGATGTGACTCCTGCTGAGCCTGAGCCTGCTGTTGTTGTACCTGCAGAGGAAATGATCATT GACGCTGCCACTGAGCAGAAATGTCTGGATATGCTGTCAGAAGAGCCTAAATCAGAAATGTGTGACATGCCGTGTCAGATGCAGCTCGCTGTGGAGTCTGTGCAGCTCAACTCAGTG GAGATGTCAGTGGAGACAGCGTTGAACGGACACATTGTTCCAGAGGTCTCTATTGAGGGCTAA